A DNA window from Hydractinia symbiolongicarpus strain clone_291-10 chromosome 6, HSymV2.1, whole genome shotgun sequence contains the following coding sequences:
- the LOC130648256 gene encoding uncharacterized protein LOC130648256 → MVPATFPQSNDFAIKPANQRPCARILLLNPQMLYHDAAQYWLQTEMSECGTSVEVDSGLTYTIIKCTKGSFHQGHEKFSYTRGIQCTCISLYASLFSLFKHVSRWTKNDINCVLEKGDNLYKLQNTTQFLTCTELPRTVSLEGVNMDVNFDHNCFGFFVTSSATSINELISNLRSNLNNKTRIIFIINGVAVSILKCNRHYYIIDSHSRDANGRPCPDGTAVVLKFINLFEVAKYISKFISISVENVTEADKAVILEGHKAPFLKVVSSPKKKFDNKSNSATNCKNLSFLLDTVDTSIKGFRQQIFEGPSYVCVICGRCLYKKSVVVFDPLKCSEIGNKIYKNIQIENGLLYICNTCKQKVKNGKVPCQAMANKLYVNDIPNELKCLNKLEAVLISKRILFKKIAIMSKGQMPKVKGAICNIPVDVDNTCNSLPRNIDSSGILLVKLKKKLQFNGHVYYEPVSPAKVGEALTYLKLNNKLYSDVHINVANISEELLNLHVDEEICIELDSSTVNDNLETDSNPLDSFRQQAGEMCIIPEHLTTEIFEIAPGEGQVPTSILNDQYCEELSFPILFSLGEFGYKVERDVKLSPVKYFNQRLLHYKQTFASSSDYIFFVQFVLQQLSFNNQISIAMRKSSANVTAGMLQQGYSETIQSLVSTNKAFVFMNQIKGTPAYWKRFQLEVLAIIRQLGCPTFFLTLSCADLQWDELVSIISKLDMNPLSEEAISNLTYFERCEILNKNPVLVARHLQYRVELLFRNVLLRTNLLGEILYYAIRVEFQFRGTQHTHSFIWVKDAPTLTESNISNYINFLDFTTHAYLPREKNELYNLVKKYQTHKHSKSCRKYKNTPCRYNFGRFFTQRTIVACPISSKKTTEEQFNDLTERNNILSRVKTYINEYLDPSKQGYNGDSISISDILNELNIVEKDYYHALSISSSTDYEIHLKRPPDSCFINNYNPYILKAWQANMDIQPVFNYYKAVSYMCSYFSKSESESSQALIQASKEIQSMKLRTREAMYKLASAYATSRQMSLQEAVVFSLPELWLRKCFPRTIFVNTNIPTERIRLCKPKALLNELDSESTDIYAKNMIDRYMDRPDSNFCSGRYASVDDMCLAMFLSHYCVKNDKIDNEFLCDFQPLILTADISENSQAGCNFPSIIPLMSCKEKLVCRKVRQILRYSIPNNDLFPERHAHYLLFLFLPFRSETELLINNSYCEKLLQHGVLDVVTVNRSIFEPFSDDVNAAYMRMSASNNVMIEDTIVTEQTDQLNLEEVYQQPVLFNSVSNNSISSNNLISDDTLRQNIRSLNQQQRLFFDFLYEWANNKVKQQNCNSFRRVEPLQVFVTGGAGVGKSYLINTIYQSLSKLFNLYLGTPEKCKVLKVAPTGVADINIDGTTINSAFGIPKSKSLNLHNLSDNLRCKFRDKYSHLNVVIIDEISMVSNVKLYHIHKRLCEIFQMSLDNPFANKTILAVGDLYQLPPVQEAKIFTPFKHDFLNICHPWKSFKLYELSEIMRQQGDDSFIKLLNNVRIGEVGDKDLLLLNSRIAKNIPVDSIYLFAENSLKDQLNLSKLSKLEGENIVINSLDKFPENVSISKINQALDRNVSQTNGLCKSLIIKRNALIMLTNNIDIDDRLINGQIGLVRDIQYNNDGTIQTIFVKFNDHQAGILKMRSNQYAFETHTVPIKRIQASIPVSMSSVSSPAISRTQFPIMLAWGCTVHKVQGLTLPNVVVSFKLLKQKTFNFGQIYVALSRVKKLAHIHIEGIPTLEACRADPKVSEEYTRLKTESALSIDKIQPLADTFQFALLNIRSLSKHALDLSHDIRLTNADVVCLTETQLLDNSLHPTLQEHFLEHDLFLHNNTDRFKSLAFLKKQYLQCNILRLQSALYLEFFSTSDHFISLILFYKSNNCHPQRFADYVSNLVELHKPDFVLGDFNSNALCDILPPVLTRMNELNYKLLVTEPTHILGGLIDYVYVNNEFHNIENLSVAIIPVYYSDHCAISVQIKHW, encoded by the exons ATGGTACCTGCTACTTTTCCCCAATCAAATGATTTTGCCATAAAACCGGCCAATCAGCGTCCATGTGCTCGAATACTCCTCCTCAATCCTCAAATGCTGTACCACGATGCCGCGCAGTACTGGTTGCAAACTG AAATGTCAGAATGTGGTACAAGCGTTGAAGTAGATTCTGGCCTAACTTACACAATTATTAAATGTACGAAGGGTTCATTTCATCAGGGTCACGAAAAATTTAGCTATACAAGAGGAATCCAATGTACCTGCATATCATTATATGCATCTctcttttcactttttaagcATGTCTCGCGATGGACAAAAAATGACATCAATTGTGTTCTTGAAAAGGGTGATAATTTGTACAAACTGCAAAATACAACTCAATTTTTAACATGCACTGAACTACCTAGAACTGTTTCACTTGAAGGTGTAAATATGGATGTAAATTTTGACCATAACTGTTTTGGTTTTTTTGTGACTTCAAGTGCTACTTCTATTAATGAGTTGATTTCTAATTTAAGGtcaaatttaaacaataaaacaagaattatatttattatcaATGGTGTTGCAGTGtcaattttaaaatgcaatcgtCATTATTACATTATTGATTCTCATTCAAGAGATGCTAATGGTAGACCATGCCCAGATGGTACTGCTGTTGTGTTAAAGtttattaatttgtttgaaGTCGCAAAATATATATCAAAG TTTATCTCGATTTCTGTAGAGAATGTGACAGAAGCTGATAAAGCTGTTATACTTGAAGGCCATAAAGccccttttttaaaagttgtttctaGTCCAAAGAAAAAGTTTGACAACAAATCTAACTCAGctacaaattgtaaaaatttatcatttttattagACACTGTTGACACTAGCATTAAGGGTTTTCGGCAACAAATATTTGAAGGACCAAGTTATGTATGTGTTATATGTGGGCGatgtttgtataaaaaatctGTTGTAGTGTTTGATCCTTTAAAATGCAGTGAAATAGgtaacaaaatatataagaatattCAAATAGAAAATGGCTTATTGTATATTTGTAATACATGTAAACAAAAGGTTAAAAACGGTAAAGTTCCTTGTCAAGCGATGGCTAATAAATTATATGTCAATGATATTCCGAATGAACTTAAATGCTTAAATAAGTTAGAGGCAGTGCTTATATCGAAGAGAATTTTATTCAAGAAAATTGCAATAATGTCAAAGGGTCAAATGCCAAAAGTTAAAGGTGCTATTTGTAATATTCCTGTTGACGTTGACAACACCTGCAATTCACTTCCTAGGAATATTGATTCTTCTGGTATACTCTtagttaaattgaaaaaaaaattgcaatttaATGGCCATGTCTATTATGAGCCTGTTTCGCCTGCGAAAGTTGGAGAGGCTTTAACTTATTTGAAATTAAACAACAAATTGTATAGTGATGTACATATCAATGTAGCAAATATTTCTGAAGAATTGCTTAATTTACATGTTGATGAAGAAATATGCATTGAATTAGATAGTAGTACTGTCAATGATAATTTAGAGACTGATTCTAATCCGTTGGATTCTTTTCGCCAACAAGCAGGGGAAATGTGTATTATTCCAGAACATCTTACAACTGAAATATTTGAGATTGCACCTGGTGAAGGACAAGTGCCAACAAGTATTTTAAATGATCAATATTGTGAAGAGCTTTCCTTCcctattctttttagtttgggtGAATTCGGATATAAAGTAGAAAGAGATGTAAAACTTTCACCAGTAAAGTATTTTAACCAGAGGTTATTACACTATAAGCAAACATTTGCATCTTCATCAGATTACATTTTCTTTGTTCAATTCGTTTTGCAACAACTAAGTTTTAACAATCAGATTTCCATTGCAATGCGCAAGAGTTCTGCCAATGTAACGGCAGGTATGTTACAACAAGGATATTCTGAAACTATACAATCACTAGTTTCAACAAACAAAGCTTTTGTTTTCATGAATCAGATAAAAGGTACACCTGCCTATTGGAAAAGATTTCAACTTGAAGTCTTGGCCATAATTCGACAACTTGGTTGTCCCACATTTTTTCTCACTTTGTCTTGTGCCGATTTACAATGGGACGAGCTTGTCAGCATCATTTCTAAACTTGATATGAATCCCCTTTCTGAGGAAGCTATAAGCAACTTGACTTACTTTGAAAGATGCGAAATACTTAACAAAAACCCTGTATTAGTTGCAAGGCATCTTCAATATAGAGTTGAACTACTTTTTCGAAATGTACTATTGAGAACAAATCTTTTAGGGGAAATTTTATATTATGCTATACGTGTGGAATTTCAATTTCGTGGAACTCAACATACTCATTCCTTCATTTGGGTTAAAGATGCGCCTACACTGACAGAGAGCAATATTTCTAACTACATTAATTTTTTAGACTTTACAACCCATGCTTACCTACCACGAGAAAAGAATGAGTTATACAATTTAGTGAAAAAATACCAGACTCACAAACATTCAAAATCTTGTCGCAAATACAAAAACACACCATGTAGGTATAATTTTGGCAGGTTTTTTACTCAAAGGACTATTGTAGCATGTCCAAtttcaagtaaaaaaacaacTGAGGAACAATTTAATGATTTGACAGAGCGAAATAATATATTAAGCAGGGTAAAGACGTATATAAATGAGTATTTAGATCCCAGCAAGCAAGGTTACAACGGTGATTCCATAAGTATAAGTGACATCCTTAATGAATTAAATATAGTAGAAAAAGATTACTATCACGCTTTGTCAATTTCAAGTTCAACAGATTATGAAATACACTTAAAGCGTCCTCCAGATTCTTGCTTCATTAACAACTATAACCCTTATATTTTAAAAGCTTGGCAGGCTAATATGGACATACAACCAGTGTTCAATTACTATAAAGCGGTATCATATATGTGTTCATACTTTTCGAAATCAGAGTCTGAATCATCTCAGGCTCTTATTCAAGCAAGTAAGGAGATACAATCAATGAAACTGCGTACCAGGGAAGCTATGTACAAATTGGCATCTGCTTATGCCACATCAAGACAAATGTCCTTGCAAGAGGCTGTAGTGTTTAGTTTACCAGAACTTTGGTTACGAAAATGCTTTCCAAGAACAATTTTTGTTAATACTAATATTCCAACAGAACGAATCAGATTATGCAAACCAAAGGCATTGTTAAATGAACTTGATTCAGAAAGCACTGATATATATGCAAAAAATATGATCGATCGTTACATGGATAGACCTGATAGTAACTTTTGTTCAGGACGTTATGCATCTGTTGATGATATGTGTCTTGCTATGTTTTTATCTCATTATTGtgtcaaaaatgataaaattgataaTGAGTTTTTATGTGATTTTCAACCTCTTATACTTACAGCAGATATTTCAGAGAATTCTCAAGCTGGCTGTAATTTTCCCAGTATTATACCATTAATGTCATGCAAGGAAAAGTTAGTTTGCAGGAAAGTTAGACAAATTTTGCGTTATTCAATCCCAAACAATGATTTGTTCCCCGAAAGGCATGCTCATTATCTGTTGTTCTTGTTTCTCCCCTTTCGTTCAGAAACAGAATTGCTTATTAATAATAGTTACTGTGAAAAACTGTTACAACATGGAGTCTTAGATGTTGTGACTGTAAATAGAAGTATTTTTGAACCTTTTTCTGATGATGTAAATGCTGCATATATGAGGATGAGTGCATCTAATAATGTAATGATTGAAGATACAATTGTAACTGAACAAACTGATCAGTTGAATTTAGAGGAAGTCTATCAACAGCCAGTTTTGTTTAATTCAGTTTCTAATAATTCTATCAGTTCTAATAATTTAATAAGTGATGATACCTTAAGGCAGAATATACGGTCATTAAATCAACAACAGcgcttattttttgattttttgtatgAATGGGCAAATAACAAAGTAAAGCAGCAAAATTGTAATTCTTTCAGAAGGGTAGAACCTCTTCAAGTTTTCGTTACTGGTGGTGCAGGTGTAGGAAAATCTTACCTAATAAATACTATTTATCAATCTTTATCAAAGCTGTTTAACTTATATTTAGGTACACCTGAAAAATGCAAGGTATTAAAAGTAGCACCTACAGGTGTTGCAGATATTAACATAGATGGAACCACCATCAACTCTGCTTTTGGAATTCCTAAATCAAAATCTTTGAATTTACACAATTTGAGTGACAACCTTCGTTGCAAATTTAGAGACAAATATTCGCATCTTAATGTTGTTATAATTGATGAAATCTCCATGgtttcaaatgttaaattatatCATATACACAAAAGACTGTGCGAAATATTCCAGATGAGTCTTGATAACCCATTTGCGAATAAGACCATATTGGCTGTAGGTGATCTATACCAACTTCCTCCGGTTCAAGAGGCTAAGATATTCACTCCATTTAAACATGACTTTCTTAATATTTGTCATCCATGGAAATCATTTAAACTGTATGAGCTATCTGAAATTATGAGACAGCAAGGAGATGATAGTttcataaaacttctaaataatgtacgCATTGGAGAAGTAGGTGACAAAGATTTGTTACTTCTTAATTCACGAATTGCAAAAAACATACCAGTTGACTCGATATATTTATTTGCAGAAAATAGTTTAAAAGACCAACTGAATTTGTCAAAACTTAGTAAATTAGAAGGTGAAAACATTGTCATTAATTCCCTTGACAAATTTCCTGAAAATGTATCAATATCAAAAATCAATCAAGCTTTGGACAGAAATGTAAGTCAGACAAATGGACTATGTAAGTCATTAATTATAAAGAGAAATGCTTTGATAATGCTAACTAATAATATTGATATCGATGATCGACTTATCAATGGTCAAATTGGTCTTGTTCGTGATATACAATATAACAATGATGGAACCATCCAAactatttttgtcaaatttaatgACCATCAAGCTGGAATactaaaaatgcgatctaaccaGTATGCATTTGAAACTCATACAGTCCCAATTAAAAGAATACAAGCCAGTATCCCAGTTTCAATGTCATCAGTGTCCAGCCCTGCAATTTCTAGAACACAATTTCCCATCATGTTAGCATGGGGTTGTACTGTACATAAAGTGCAAGGTTTAACTTTACCTAATGTAGTGGTTTCATTCaagttattaaaacaaaaaacttttaacttcGGTCAGATCTATGTAGCTTTGAGCAGAGTAAAAAAATTGGCCCATATTCACATTGAGGGTATACCAACATTAGAAGCATGCAGAGCTGATCCTAAGGTTTCAGAAGAATACACCAGACTAAAAACTGAATCTGCTTTGTCAATTGACAAAATACAACCTCTTGCAGACACCTTTCAATTTGCATTGCTAAACattaggtcactgtccaaacATGCTCTTGACTTAAGTCACGACATTCGACTAACTAAT